In a single window of the Gossypium hirsutum isolate 1008001.06 chromosome A13, Gossypium_hirsutum_v2.1, whole genome shotgun sequence genome:
- the LOC107895043 gene encoding chaperonin 60 subunit beta 4, chloroplastic: MACSSSPIPGISFTKPTLSKTRRLSSSHYSISKKPRAMAKEVYFNHDGSATKKLQTGVDKVAELIGVTLGPKGRNVVLQNKYGPPKIVNDGETVLKQIELEDPLENVGAKLVRQAGAKTNDLAGDGCTTSIVLAHGLITEGVKVVSAGMNPVQIARGIEKTANALVSELKLISREVEDHELAHVAAVSAGNDYAVGKMISDAIQQVGRKGVVKIEKGKGTENSLEMVEGMQFERGYLSPYFVTDRDKMIVEFHNCKFLLVDKKITNPKEMFKILDSAVKEKYPVVIVAEDIEKEALAPVIRNKLKGVLKAAAIKAPAFGERKSHCLEDIAILTGGTVIRDDMGLTLDRVGKEVLGTATKVVITKDSTYIVSDGGTREAVQKRVSQIQNLVENTEENFQKKILNERIARLSGGIAILQVGAQTQVELKDKQLRIEDALNATKAAIEEGVVVGGGCILLRLSEKVDSIKNLLDNQEQKIGAEIFKRALSYPTKLIAKNAGINGSVVVEKVLSNNDTRYGYNAARNSYEDLMKAGIMDPTKVVRCSLEHAASVAKVFLTSDAVVVDIVDNMDIKFKPKLTRKKIQSLTKSLFPKNLFPRFSK, translated from the exons ATGGCATGTTCATCATCTCCAATTCCTGGCATATCATTCACCAAACCAACATTGTCCAAAACCAGAAGGTTATCATCTTCACATTATTCCATCTCCAAAAAGCCCAGAGCCATGGCCAAAGAAGTTTACTTCAACCATGATGGTTCTGCCACTAAGAAGCTGCAG ACTGGTGTGGATAAAGTGGCAGAGCTGATTGGGGTTACATTGGGTCCAAAGGGGAGAAATGTGGTGCTTCAGAATAAGTATGGACCCCCCAAGATTGTTAATGACGGAGAAACTGTTCTCAAACAG ATTGAATTGGAGGATCCATTGGAGAATGTTGGAGCTAAATTAGTGAGGCAAGCTGGTGCAAAAACAAATGATCTTGCTGGTGATGGTTGCACTACATCTATAGTTCTTGCTCATGGTTTAATTACAGAAGGTGTGAAG GTAGTTTCAGCTGGAATGAATCCAGTTCAAATTGCCCGTGGGATTGAGAAGACGGCAAATGCCCTTGTTTCTGAACTCAAATTGATATCCAGAGAG GTTGAGGATCATGAACTTGCACATGTTGCTGCTGTTAGTGCTGGAAATGATTATGCAGTAGGAAAGATGATCTCTGATGCTATTCAACAAGTTGGAAGGAAGGGTGTAGtcaaaattgaaaaaggaaaaggTACTGAGAACAGTCTAGAGATGGTGGAAGGAATGCAGTTCGAACGAGGATATTTGTCTCCTTACTTTGTCACTGATCGAGATAAGATGATTGTTGAGTTCCACAATTGCAAG TTCCTATTGGTTGACAAGAAAATCACAAATCCGAAAGAGATGTTTAAAATATTGGACAGTGCTGTTAAAGAGAAGTACCCAGTCGTGATAGTTGCGGAGGATATTGAGAAGGAAGCTCTTGCTCCAGTCATTAGGAACAAACTCAAGGGTGTGCTGAAGGCAGCTGCTATTAAGGCCCCAGCCTTTGGTGAGCGCAAGAGCCACTGCTTGGAAGATATTGCTATCTTGACTGGAG GTACTGTGATCAGAGATGACATGGGTTTAACACTAGATAGGGTTGGGAAGGAAGTTCTGGGTACTGCTACTAAGGTTGTGATAACTAAGGATTCTACCTACATAGTTAGTGATGGTGGTACACGAGAAGCTGTTCAGAAAAGAGTTTCTCAGATACAAAATCTGGTTGAG AACAcagaagaaaattttcaaaagaagATACTCAATGAAAGAATTGCCAGATTATCAGGAGGAATTGCTATTCTTCAG GTTGGAGCACAAACACAAGTTGAATTGAAAGACAAACAACTCAGAATTGAAGATGCTTTGAATGCAACTAAG GCAGCTATTGAGGAAGGCGTTGTAGTTGGAGGTGGTTGTATCCTCTTGCGGCTATCTGAGAAGGTGGATAGCATAAAAAACCTGTTAGATAATCAAGAACAAAAG ATTGGAGCTGAGATCTTCAAGAGAGCATTAAGCTATCCAACAAAACTAATTGCCAAAAATGCTGGTATTAATGGGAGTGTTGTTGTGGAGAAG GTCTTATCGAACAATGATACAAGATACGGGTACAATGCCGCAAGGAACTCTTACGAGGATTTGATGAAAGCTGGAATTATGGATCCAACAAag GTAGTTCGATGTTCTTTGGAGCATGCAGCATCCGTGGCCAAGGTTTTTCTAACATCTGATGCTGTTGTAGTAGACATAGTAGACAATATGGATATCAAGTTCAAACCGAAACTGACGAGAAAGAAAATACAAAGCTTAACGAAGTCACTCTTCCCTAAAAATTTATTTCCCAGATTCAGTAAATGA
- the LOC107895044 gene encoding basic leucine zipper 43: protein MVPGELRGLHYLAPENPILIPANLGMMQNSIPSFHFNTFESSLPNSHIVPSAQEFAALSSSISNTSTSDEAEEQQVYVIDERKQRRMISNRESARRSRMRKQKHLDELWSQVIRLRNENQSLLDKLNHVSESHDRVLQENARLKEEASDLRQMLTDLKIGSPYSLSFRDLEEVPCNTAHLKAESTNQSIANSVDLLH, encoded by the coding sequence ATGGTTCCCGGTGAGTTAAGAGGACTTCACTACCTAGCACCAGAAAACCCGATCCTGATTCCAGCCAACCTTGGCATGATGCAAAACTCTATACCATCTTTTCATTTCAATACATTTGAAAGCAGCCTACCGAATTCCCACATCGTACCATCTGCCCAGGAATTTGCTGCGTTGTCCTCAAGTATCAGCAACACTTCAACTTCAGATGAGGCTGAGGAGCAGCAGGTCTATGTCATCGACGAAAGGAAACAGCGGAGAATGATATCTAACAGAGAATCTGCTCGTAGGTCGAGGATGCGGAAACAGAAGCACCTGGATGAACTTTGGTCACAGGTAATCAGGCTCCGTAACGAGAACCAGAGTCTCCTAGACAAGTTAAATCACGTCTCGGAGTCCCATGACCGTGTTCTTCAAGAAAATGCAAGGCTCAAGGAAGAAGCTTCGGATCTTCGCCAAATGCTGACTGATCTAAAAATTGGAAGTCCTTATTCCCTTTCATTCAGAGACCTGGAAGAGGTTCCCTGCAACACTGCTCATCTGAAAGCTGAGTCCACAAATCAATCTATTGCTAACTCTGTTGACTTGCTTCATTGA